Part of the Henckelia pumila isolate YLH828 chromosome 2, ASM3356847v2, whole genome shotgun sequence genome is shown below.
CAATGGAAAGCCAAATTTATTGATGGTCTTCCAGGTTTATTTGCTGAAAGAGTTAGAAAAATTCTAAGAAAAGATAATTTGTCTATTCCTTATGATAGTTATACTTATGAAAAACTTATTAGCACTTGTATCCAAGAAGGTCTAGCTCTTTGTAATGAATTAAAGctagataaacaaataaaaagataaaatttatTAGAAAAAAGACAACTTGGTAAATTTTGTGACCAATTTGGTATTGATATGCCTAAAGATAAGAATAATTTACCTGAGACTAGTAGATCTAATAGATCTCACAGATTTTATAAAAAACGTCGTCACTTATCTGAAAAacaaaaagataagaaagaaAAACGTAAAGAGTTACGTAGACAGAAAAAGTCATATCCCAAGAAAAAATATAAAGTTATTTGTCATAAATGTGGTAAAGAAGGTCATTATGCTAATAAGTGTTGGACAAAAGAAAAGATTAAAAATCTTGATATAGATAATAGtattaaagaaaaattatttaatatctttctAACTTCTGATTCTGAAAATAGTTCAGAAAAAGAATCTTATAGTTCTGAGGATATTAATGCCTTAGAAAATGATTCGATTATCTCAGATTCCGATACTGAGGATTGTAATGCTTGTATTCAAGGACAAGTATGCACTAGGAAAGATGATAATGATGAGTTTTATAAACTTATGtctcaatttgaggatattaatattaatgttctcgataataataatattttagaatttCTTAAGAGGATTAAGGATCCTAGTTTAATTTCTAGTATCATTGATAAAATGGATAGTAATTCATCTGATAATAATAAGACAGAAAGTCTTATTAATCCTACTTATTTAATATCCTATGTATGATTTGTAATATCCTATAATAATGCTTTATCTATGTTTTCCTGGTTtcagaatggtatcagagccatggtgGTAAATAATGTATTGTTTAGTGATTGATTTAGTACAAAAGTTTCATAAAAATGAATCTTTCTAAGATCAATAATGATATTGTTCAAAACAGTATTATTGAAGAATATGATATTCCtaataatttgaaattattaAACAAATGGACTATTCCTAAAGTAGAACCAAAATTGGTTTATAAATTAGGAACTTTTGAACGATTAGGTTTAAAACAAGTAGTAAAAACTACTGAAAAATCTATTCATCTTCATAGAAATGAGATGGTAATTAGTTTATTAAACAAAAAGgatattttaccttttcaaaAAACTCATAAGTTTTTACATATAGGTTTAGTGCAAATTGCTTTTAAACCTCTTACTTTAGAAGGACTACCAGAAAGCTTTTTAGCAGCTTTACGTGATGGTAGAAATTTAAATTGGAAACAATCCCTTATGGGAATAATTCAGTCTAGTCTGGCTCATAGACcagtatattttgatgtttATCCAAATCTCTCTTTATCTTTATCTGATATAAATATTCTTGATGTTTTGACATTAAATGTTAAAACTCATGGTTATAATTATATTCCTGGAACAGAAGTTATATGTATCTGTTATAGAATATATTTTAAACctttatttactttaaatcCTATGTGTAAAAGagtagataaagatttgaatgaAACAATTCTTATAGAGACAAATTTTAGTAGATCTAAGATCACTACTCGTAGATCTATCAAATGGAAACAaattatatttcttgaaaattggAAAATTGAACAAGTTGTTCCTAGAAATCTTATTATAAATAGTgatttacaaaatattattcaaaataatgaaTGATCTGTAGAAATACAGTTTcataatgaacaaagaagattATTGCCTTCCTCTGCTAGATCACTTTCCAGAACGAGATCTATGTATTCTCATATTTCTCCTGTAGACTATATGATTGATATACCTCAATCATCCAGAGCATCCACTTCTCAAATAAGAGAAGACTATGGATCTCAATCCTCTAAAGAGGATGTAGTTGatgaattaattattaaaaataatattgttcatgGTATTCATAATGTTCAAAATATTAGAGACACTGATACAATATcaaaaatgaattttatatagTTGTTTTTATGGATAGTACGCCCAAACTTGATTTTTCTAAAGGATCTTTTGCTAGGCAAAAGATTAATTCTGAATTTTATCTTCCAAAATGGAATCTTTTCAGAAATTGGTATTTTCAAAGTTTTTCTGAAAAAGAATATGATATCATAAGATATGAATTCTATTCTTTCTGCGAAAAGCATAATAAATTAATTCCTTTTGTTCCTTGATTTATTAGAACTTATGTGATTGATTATATCAATGTTATTGAAAGAACTTATAAACTTTCTTCTGGTTCTATACAGAAATCTTTGTATCCTCCTCAGCAATCTTTTCAAATtgaaaagaataataaaattttaagttttgctTCTTTCTCTAAATTGTTTGAGAATGATGCTTTGCAGGTTACTGTTAAACATATTaaccaaattttggaaaaacaaAATTACACTAATCTTTATTTGACTATTTTAGGAGAAGAAATTACTTCTTTACATAATAGAATTGAAATGATTATTTCTGCTATAATTCAGATTAAACCAGATGTTCATATACAACAGAAGGAAGAGACCAACATTCGGTGACTATTCAAGATTTAGTTCATGAGATTAATAATCTCaagaaagaagtaaaaattttacaaaatgataatttagttCTTCATAAAAGAATTAATCAAAttgagaaaggaaaagaaaaagtttATGATCAAAGAAATTTTCAGAATACTGAAAATGATTATGATCAGGagaattattttcaaaaattatcttTATTTGATGACAATCATCTTTCTGTTTTGAGCATGATTATATCTCAAAAGTGGTATACTAATATTACCCTTTTAATTGATAACTCTTATAAGAAAAATTTTGTTGCTATGATTGATAGTGGTGCTGACTTAAATGTTATACAAGAAGGTCTTATacctacaaaatattttcataagactACTCATTCTTTATCTCATGCAGGTGGAGAACCCcttgatataaattataaattacctaAAGCTTATATTTGCAAGGATAAGAATTGTATTGTTACTAGCTTCTAACTTGCTAAAAATATTTCTAGCCAACTTATACTTGGTCTtccttttatttataaaatttatccttTAACTCATATAGATGAAAAAGGTATCACAGGTACCTTTGAAGGAAAACCTATTTCTTTTCAGTTCATTACAAAACCTATTAATAGAATTTTAAATGAGTTGCAGGATAAAAttgatagaaagatttttcATATAAATTCTTTAAAAGAGGAAGTCAGTTCCTTAACTATTGAAGAAAAATTGAAGAATCCTAAATTACAGGAAAAAATTCAAtttgttcataataaattttcttTAGAAATCTGTAATGATCATCCCAATGCTTTCTGGGATAGAAAGAAACATATTGTTTCTCTTCCTTATGAGGAAACTTTTGATGAAAAAAGCATTCCTACCAAGGCTCGTCCTTGTCAAATGAATTCTGAATATTTAGAATTATGtaagaatgaaataaaatctttattagATAAGAAGTTGATAACTTCTTCTCAGTCTCCTTGGTCTTGTACTGCTTTTTATGTTAATAAACATTCAGAGAAGGAAAGAGGAGTTCCCAGGTTAGTAATAAATTACAAACCTCTTAATAAAGTTTTGAAATGgattaggcatcctattcctaacaAAAAAGATTTATTAGATAGACTTTTTAatgctttaatattttcaaagtttgatttaAAATCAGGATATTGGCAGATTCAAATAAAAGAATCTGACAGATACAAAACTGCTTTTAATGTTCCAATAGGACATTACGAATGGACAGTTATGCCATTTGGACTGAAGAATGCCCCTTCAGACTTTCAACAAATTATGAATgatatattttatccttttagtaattttatcattgtttatattgatgatattctagtCTTTTCTAAAGACATTGAATCTCATTTTAAACACTTAGAAATATTTAGAAAAGTAGTTATTCAAAACGGTCTTGTTATATCAAAACCAAAAATGTCTTTATTTCAGACCAATATTAGATTCCTTGGTCATATGATagaaaaaggaaaaattatTCCTATACAAAGAAGTATAGAATTTGGTTCTAAATTTCCTGATAAAATAACTGATAAAACTCAGTTACAAAGATTTTTAGGAAGTCTTAATTATATATCTTCCTATATTAAAAATCTTACTAATGATTCTGCTATTTTATATGATAGACTCAAGAAGAATCCCCCTCCTTGGACTATAGAACATACTGAGGCTGTTagaaaaataaaggaaaagGTTAAAAATATTCCTTGTCTTATGTTGGCTAATCCCCAATgggaaaaaattattgaaacagATGCTTCTGATATAGGTTTTGGAGGAATTCTTAAACAGGTTAATCCTGATACCAAACAAGAATATCTTGTTAGATTTTATTCTGGTAAATGGAATGGTGCTCAGAAAAATTATGCTACCATAGCTAAAGAAATTCTTGCTATAGTTagatgtgttttaaaatttcaagatgatttatataatcaaaaatttataattaaaacagATTGTAGATCTGCTAAATTTATGTTTCAAAAAGATTTTAAACATGATGTTTCTAAGCAAATGTTTGCTAGATGGCAAGCTCATTTAGCgccttttgattttgaaattatttataaaaaaggtGAAGATAATAATCTGCCTGATTTCTTAACTCGAGAATACTTGTCATATTTACAGGTATGAGTAATCCTGGTAGGGGAAATCATTCCTCTTATAGAGGAAGAGGTGGAAGAGGAGCATCTCCTCAAATAATTGCTCAACATGGCAATAAAAAGCTTATAGCTCAGAATATTGCTAGTTCATCGGGGAGTAATACTCCAGACAAAAATAATCCATTATATGATGAGTTTCAAGAATTCTTGAaacagaaaaaagaaaaagaaggtaATATTCCAGATTCATCGGCATCATATGCTAATattataaaagaaaatgataATGATTCTCAATATATTGAGAGTGAATATCAAGACTTGATTTTTCTTATAGAAGAAAAAGACATCCAATGGATGGAAACTCCGTGGACTATCATGGAAAGATATTTATCCAACACATTATATGTGAATGGATCTCATAAACAAAGaggattttatgaaaatatccTTTTGTCCACTAATACCGTGGAAATTACTCATTTTTCTGGTAATACTCAACAACAAGGAGTTTATAACTTCTCAAAATTCATTGCCAAAAAGATTATATCTAttgaagaatggggaatatctcCACTAGTTGAAAAAGAATTTTCATAcaataaaatgaattttaaattcaattattgGGATTATGTAGAAGGTTTTAATAAAaccttattttatgaaaatcaaaAAAGAAAACATTCGTGGTTTTTAAAAGTCTGCGAAAATGTTTTTCATCACCCAGTTCCTAACTGGTTTTTAGACTGGTGGAAGATATTTGGTCCCTCGGCAAAAATTTTACCTGAAATCCTTAAAGGATTAATGGAAGAATGGATTGGCTGTTCTccaaaaattcaagaattatCTTCTAATACTATTGAAGGCAAGACATCTTGCATGTTCTTTATTGAATTCGGTATTCCATGGATTTGGAAATGGAAACCCCAAGCTGGTTATACAGACAGAGGAATCCCTTGTTTATGGAGAAAAAGTTTAACAAAATTCTGGGAAAAAATGATAAGAGAAGACCCAGAGACAAGAAAAGTGTATAGTGATGAAACCATTCAAAGTATTAATGAGAAAATCAAAGCTTATAAGCATGATTTGGAAAATAAAAAAGAGAAAGAGACTCCTAGTACTTTCAAAATTATTACCCAAAAATATTCAGAGAtttattccaaaaaaaaaatggttgagTTATATCTTGAAGAAATGAAGAAAGATCTTTGCAGAAATCTTTCATACCCAGATTCAAAATCAGACACTTCTATGACATCGGAATCAAGTAATACAAAATTCCATCGACAAATGTTACAGGATGCACAAGATCCTGAGGAAGAAATTATAGACTTTTTCATTGATAAAGTCTTTGATTATTTAAAAGAGTCATTAAAAGAGAATATTAAAAAGAGTGGATTATAATGGATGAACACAAAGATATCTATCCCAGATTTTTCTGCTACATACAGTGGAAAAAGAATTTTGATCAAATCATTATTAAAGGCCATAATAAGAGGCAGAAGagtattaaaaaaaactattctTATCTACAAAGGAAGAGGATTCTCAAAGACACCAAGAAatcaataaaatatcataatgcTAAATTTCAGCATTGTATGAAGAAATATCCGGAAACTCCTGAATGCATTCATCAACAACTACCAAGAGACATGATGTGATTGCCATAATAATGGCTTGCGTAATATATTAGCATGGTTATGATGGCCATCAAGGACCACTCAAAGTGGTGAGGACCACAAAGAAATTGGTGCACTACTTTAATAAAGTAGTTTGgaattatttacttttataaagtaaagttatattatttttaatactgttttattttttaaattggaATCCGGGGTTTCATGTCCGGCTCttccctctatttataggataGTTTTCAGTTTTGTAAGTACACTGCAATTTAGAATACTACTCTCTCTTATAATCTCTTTTGTAATTATACTCTTGAagctttcagaaataaaacttCTTCTGGTTTTATTGTAAGTTTCCTTGTtctctttaaattttattttgttatataaattttttatttttgtgtatttagCCTGAATGGCAGGCTAAACTATTTTGTACTAAATCATGATCTgacaatataattatttataacttgGTTCTTATGTTGTTTATGGattcataaaaacataaatcaaGTTATTATAGGTTAAATCACAGGTTCAAATATTTGATTAAAAGTTCTCATTTAGCTCATTAGCCGTTTAGCCGTGTGAAGGCGTTTAGGCATTTCCGAGCGATTTTTTTGAGAATTGATAATCAAATTATTTGGTAATATCCTATGTATGATTTGTAATATCCTATAATAATGCTTTATCTATGTTTTCCTGGTTTCAGAATGTATTAGTGGACAAAAggagattttcataaaatcctCTTTGTTTATGAGATCCATTCACATATGATGTGTTGGATAAATATCTTTTCATTCTGAAACCAGGAAAACATAGATAAAACATTATTATAGGATATTACAAATCATACATAGGATATTATCAAATAATTTGATTATCAATTATCAAAAAAATCGCTCGGAAACGCCTAAACGCCTTCACACGGCTAAACGGCTAAAGAGCTAAAAGAGAACTTTTTAATCAAATATTTGAACCTGTGATTTAACCTATAATAACttgatttatgtttttatgaatCCATAAACAACATAAGAACcaagttataaataattatattgtcAGATCATGATTTAGTACAAAATAGTTTAGCCTGCCATTCAGGctaaatacacaaaaataaaaaatttatataacaaaataaaatttaaagagaACAAGGAAACTTACAATAAAACCAGAAGaagttttatttctgaaagctTCAAGAGTATAATTACAAAagagatttattattattattaaagtgTCCAGTAATAAgttaaatatcaaatattaCATAAGCAATCAGTAGACTACCCGGCCCTTGGTCAACGGGCCAGTTAACTGGGTCAATGGTTTTGACCCGGAACCGTGACCGGATTGGCCAATAGGCGGTCTGCTTACGGCTTACGAGTTTAAAACCCGTCGTTCCGTCGGATCCGACTCGACGGGTTgtccgtcgaatggggtgtctgtCACTTCTCGAGACCGAGACGTGTCATCGGAGTTGTTTAACATTTCGAAATGTAAAACAACAAGCCATGTAGTATAAAAAATATCCTTCAAACACTCTTTTACATAACCAAAAATGTCTTTGCAAAATAAGAAAACGATAATAGCGAAAGCGACAATAAAACACAAAATATACTAATAATATCTCCAAAACGTGATCACCAACCTCAGAATGCATGTTGCTCATcctcttccaactgatcttcgGTATCTGGGAGGAAGGTAAGAGGGTAAGTGTTTTGGTAAAAACACACAGCAAGTGGGGGCAGATCGGACatgataaacaccaaaatataCACATGTACATATTataatctcgaaacaaactaagCATGCTGAATCTGACacaaatacaaagcaaacattGCACTGATAATTATCTGATTTTCCGTGGTTTACTGATCAGTCtcctatatgttactcctctaaggggcgagGCCAAATGAATgattattataacccaccgcatcagggccatatcaaatcaaatcattgGAAATTCCTTAACCATAAATCGACTCTTAACAGTACAATCCAAATAACTCTAACATGCTTTAAATAATATAACGAATAGCCAACAAATAGCATATCAAAGTGAAGCGAACATACGTATCATGTcgatcgaattttcaaaagcatatgtaatttatttttataaagcTTAAACTCACTCAAGAATGAATATAAGTGTAAAGACTTATATCACACAATAGAAGTATGAAAGCCCACTTATCGTATTTGATTTTCCAAGAAAATTGTGTAGGAGTAGACGTTGTTGGAGAGCCTCGAACTGGAGCAAATATCAAACTAGGTTCAAGACAGAATCTGCTCGATCTTAAGGAAACTAAGTTGCTCGATTTTGGACAAAAAAATGTAGTTCCTTGATCGACTTCGGCGCTGCTTCTTGGATCGACTTCGGACAACTTTCCGACTTAGGTTGCTGTAGGTGATTGCTCAAAACTTGAATGCAAAGTTTGCTGGAAGTTGGGCAGTAAGTCTACTCGAATTTTGGACAGCAATCTCCTCGAATTTTGGACAGAAACTTTGTTTGAAACGATGTTGAGTTCCCAGCTTTCTGGTCAGCCTTGAAGATCGACAATGAGCAGATTTCTGAGCTTCGAACTGTTGCTATTGTGATTCAAATTTAGGAGGGAATCAAGCTATATAAGAACTCTGATATATGGACAGAATTCAGCAGCCTCTACTCAGCCAAAAATGGCAGCAAACTGGAGCTCAAGAAAACCGAAAATGATAGTAAGTTGGTGCTCGAGAATTGTAGTTTTTGGGTGTGATCTTCATTCAGAATTTGGCCACTATTTATAGGCTGAAAATATAAACTGAAAGGCCTCCCATTCATGGCCAATAATTCCCATAAAGAGCCATCATTCCTCTTTATTTCTTTGGCTGTTACAACTCTAAACATCAAGCCTTGAATTTTTAACAAATATGCTCCTAATTCTATCAATTATGGCTCTTCATTTCTACTGGAATTGTTGGGTTCTCACAACCCACCCTCCTTAttgggagttttgttctcaaaACTTGAGTTGAGTTGCTCTTCAAAAAGACAAGGATATAGTTTCCGCATCTTCTCTTCAAGTTCCCATGTGGCTACTCTTTCAGAATGATTAGACCACTGCACCTTAACGTATGGAGTGGTCCGTCTATTTAACACTTGATCCTTTGTATCCACAATTCGAATAGGAACCTCTTCATACTTAAGTTCCTCATCTAGATTCCCTTCGATTATAAGGGGTTCAATTTCAAGGACATGAGTTGGGTTCGGGATGTATTTTCTTAACTGTGATACATTGAAAACATTGTGAATCCTTGACATATCCGGTGGTAATGCCAGTCTATATTCCAATGTCCCTACTttgtccaaaatctcaaatggtCCGACATATCTCGGGTTTAACTTCCCAATTTTTCCGAACCGCATTACCCCCTTCATGGGTGAGACTTTTACATAAGCCTTCTCGCATATTTCAAATTCCAACGGTCGTCTCTTCATATCAGCCCAACTCTTTTGTCGATCTTGAGAAGCTTTGAGTCTTTCCTTGATGATAGCCACTTTTTCTACCATCGTTTGGACGAGTTCAGGTCCAGTGATAGCTTTCTCTCATacttcatcccaatacaaaagtGAACGACACTTTCTCTCATACAAGGCTTCGTATGGCGCCATTCCAATACTGCTGTGGTAACTATTATTATAAGCGAACTCGATTAAAGGCAAGTGTTCACTCCAGTTACCACTAAAGTCTAGGGCACAAGCCGTCAGCATATCTTCCAAGGTTTGAATTGTTCTTTTTGTTTGGCCATCAGTTTGCGGATGGTAGGTTGTACTGAGAGTAACCTTGGTTCCCATTACTTCTtgaaaaattttccaaaatcgGGACacaaatctcggatctctatccgAAAAAATACTAGCAGGTACCCCATGTAAACTCACAATATTGTCCATATATAGGGTATCTAGCTTATCCAGGTTATAATTCATGCGGACCGGTAGGAAGTGCGTTGTCTTTGTAAGTCTGTCAACAATTACCCATATCCCATCAtgactctgccttgacttgggTAATCCTATAACGAAATCCATAAAAATgtgctcccatttccattccggaatttCCAGGGATTGAAGTAATCCTCCAAGTTGTTGATGTTCgactttgacttgctgacagaCCTGAAATCTAGAAACAAACTCTGCAACATCCTTTTTCATTCCATTCCACCAAAAATTTCCTTTCAGATCCCTAAACATCTTGGTACTGCCGGGATGaactaaaaattttgatttgtgaGCTTCGGACATTACTTCCCGACGAATGTTGTCAATGTCGGTTACACAAAACCGTCCTTTTATCCACAAGACTCCATTTTGATCTATTTGTAGATTCGGTGCCTTTCTTTCTTTGAATTGATCCTTGAGTTTCATTAGAGAATGATCTCGGTTCTGATCAGCTTGAATGTTTCTCAAAGACATGGTTGTGCTGAGAGTGAAGCTAGGATTACCTTACCCATGTTCTTCCGACATAGAACATCAGCTACCTTGTTTGCTTTTCTAGGGTGGTAGATTATCGTCAAGTCGTAATATTTCAATAGCTCAATccaccttctctgtctcatattcaactctttTGGAGTAAATATGTACTTGAAACTTTGGTGATCAGTAAATATTTCACACTTTGCACcgtaaagataatgcctccaaatatTTAGTGCAAAGACCACTGCGGCTAGTTCGAGGTCATGCGTGGGGTAATTTTGCTCATAAGACTTTATTTGTCTTGAAGCATAAGCAATTACCCTTCCATCTTGCATGAGTACGCATCCCAATCCTCCCTTTTACGCATCGCTATAGATGGTAAGATCCTTGCCTTCAGTCGGTAGTATAAATATCGGTGTAGATGCCagttttttcttcaaaatttcgAAGCTCTTTTCACACAATTCATCCCAGTTTAATTTAGCATTCTTTTGTGTGAGTTTGGTGAGAGGTATGGCTATCGAGGAAAAACCTTCCACAAATTTCTGATAATAGCCATCCAAACCTAGAAAGCTTTGAACTTCAGTTACAGTTTTTGGTCTGGGCCAATCCATGGCTGcttccactttcttgggatcTACTGATACTCCGTCTTTAGATATTATATGACACAAGAAGGTGACTCTCTTTAGCCAAAATTCGCACTTCTTCAATTTGGCATAGAGTTCTTTCTCTCTCAGTGTCTGGAGAGTGAGCCAGAGATGCTCTTTGTGGTCCTCTTCACTTGGTGAATATACGAGAATATTGTCAATAAACACCACCACAAACTTGTCGAGGAACGGCTTGAACACTATATTCATGATGTCCATGAATGCTGTCGGTGCGTTGGTTAATCCGAAAGGCATCATCATGAACTCTTAATGCCCATACCTTGTCCTAAAGGTTGTTTTCGGAATGTATTTTGCCTTGACTTTCAATTGGTGATAGCCTGACCTTAAATCGAGCTTGTAAAAGACTGTAGCTCCTTTAAgttggtcaaacaaatcatgaaTCCTTGggagaggatacttattcttgattgtgATTTTATTGAGTTCTTGGTAGTCGATACATAACCTCATACTACCATCCTTATTTTTTACAAATAGGACcggggctccccaaggagatacacttgGTCGTATTTGATTTTTATCCAACAATTCTTGGAGTTGCTCctttaattctttcaattctgctggAGCCATTCGATATGGTGACTTTGAGATAGGTGAAGCACCAGGTACCAaattaatctcaaattccactTCGCAGTCAGGAATTACTCCAGGGAGTTCTTCAGGGAACACATTCGGAAACTCTTGTACTACCGGAATCTCTTCTAATGCAAGTGTAACTTCTTTCTTTACTTCGCctactgataagtgcattttgtatgcattatttcgtgataggtttatgtcttttttgtgtgcattcatattatttttatgtatatttatgtgttttagtgcatgtgtgtgtatttcacttttcgggttgattttgtaggaaaatggatttttgaagtgtgaattacggagcagctttgttcaaaaattcaaattaaatcctaaaaaaattcaaatccgatcttcaccgttccgATTAATTTtcaggatgttttgaagctgctgtccaaatttcagctcgatccgacggctagatctcgagatatgaatttttgaaaatcatcgctcggtgcagaaaatttgtactcgcgcgcgcgcgagtcggACGTCCAGACTTCTGTTTTTTAATGCTGCCTCGCGCgcgtgtaagagtgggtgcccagtgagccaactgtgtggctatgggctttgttgactctttgtataaacaatcttttgtttaatattatttacacttttatggcaatgactttatattacttcatattgttatattgtgatatactattgttgttttgataaagaccttgaatatactatagtgtatgtaagatgtggtagaacatggagatgtctatcatgaaatacatcttatagtcactgtatattctaaaaccgttcctagtcgattgagccgtccgataataaggataaggatcgctcgagtttgagactagcatttgcgatgcggagtaccacgtttcattggtagggaacatggagatgttcgaagcatgcaaatggatattcataggatgaatagtcgaactaccctatccggactttccaagtggttatcacttatcgagtggataaagtccgcggttttggttgtacaccattagtccttacgacttgaaacatcatggagactctatatgc
Proteins encoded:
- the LOC140877442 gene encoding uncharacterized protein, whose product is MVEKVAIIKERLKASQDRQKSWADMKRRPLEFEICEKAYVKVSPMKGVMRFGKIGKLNPRYVGPFEILDKVGTLEYRLALPPDMSRIHNVFNVSQLRKYIPNPTHVLEIEPLIIEGNLDEELKYEEVPIRIVDTKDQVLNRRTTPYVKVQWSNHSERVATWELEEKMRKLYPCLFEEQLNSSFENKTPNKEGGL
- the LOC140877443 gene encoding uncharacterized mitochondrial protein AtMg00860-like translates to MDIMNIVFKPFLDKFVVVFIDNILVYSPSEEDHKEHLWLTLQTLREKELYAKLKKCEFWLKRVTFLCHIISKDGVSVDPKKVEAAMDWPRPKTVTEVQSFLGLDGYYQKFVEGFSSIAIPLTKLTQKNAKLNWDELCEKSFEILKKKLASTPIFILPTEGKDLTIYSDA